In a single window of the Cervus elaphus chromosome 1, mCerEla1.1, whole genome shotgun sequence genome:
- the LOC122700692 gene encoding uncharacterized protein LOC122700692, with protein sequence MRPLATGGAAVQPVWAQWAVLGTGPAPRPGQTEAQAVGSLVLGVRTASPGLGEGEWGSDSGRDACSPPRTPPPGPPPGPTGLLARWVPSGVDISAHLARVCSPLALACPQPPLCPTGERLLGAAAPPSRALLIPGALRPPPPHLQSRLSFCQQPGEGQTDMRSRSLPASSLVLTHLPHALPLQPRIRGSWPGFRALPTFPTPVCRGCVCVCVSGVALRCLCQCVEGVTGERCPLPRRRRAVSVCRCVCVSGAGGQLGHTQAPRCGARAGERAVRAGWYGSCLEGAAGRRRSLGTRWGPRPSADIRSVPGPGPRGGRRRPGPGVAR encoded by the coding sequence ATGCGTCCTTTGGCCACGGGTGGGGCGGCGGTGCAGCCTGTGTGGGCGCAGTGGGCGGTGCTCGGGACAGGCCCCGCCCCGCGTCCCGGCCAGACCGAGGCTCAGGCTGTAGGGTCCTTGGTGCTCGGGGTTAGGACAGCGtcccctgggctgggggagggtgagTGGGGTTCAGACAGTGGGCGGGATGCATGCTCCCCTCCGCGAACCCCCCCCCCCGGGCCTCCTCCAGGGCCCACGGGGCTGCTGGCCCGCTGGGTCCCCTCTGGCGTGGACATATCCGCCCACCTTGCGCGGGTCTGCAGCCCCTTGGCCCTGGCCTGTCCCCagcctcccctctgccccacaGGGGAGAGGCTGTTGGGCGCAGCTGCCCCTCCTTCCAGGGCGCTCCTGATTCCTGGAGCTCTAAGACCTCCTCCGCCCCACCTCCAGAGTCGCCTTAGTTTCTGTCAGCAACCTGGGGAAGGACAGACTGACATGCGCTCCCGTTCTCTCCCCGCTTCCAGCCTGGTGCTTACTCACCTGCCTCACGCTCTTCCCCTGCAGCCCAGGATCCGGGGCTCGTGGCCTGGCTTCCGGGCACTGCCCACCTTTCCCACGCCCGTGtgcagggggtgtgtgtgtgtgtgtgtgtcgggtgTGGCTCTGCGGTGCTTGTGCCAGTGTGTGGAAGGAGTGACCGGTGAACGGTGCCCACTTCCCCGCAGGAGACGCGCCGtgagtgtgtgcaggtgtgtctGTGTCTCGGGGGCAGGCGGGCAGCTGGGCCACACACAGGCTCCTCGGTGCGGAGCGCGAGCTGGTGAGCGCGCTGTGCGTGCCGGCTGGTACGGGTCGTGTCTCGAGGGCGCAGCGGGTAGAAGACGCAGTTTGGGGACAAGGTGGGGTCCCCGCCCCTCGGCAGACATCCGCTCTGTCCCAGGCCCTGGGCCACGTGGGGGACGCAGGCGGCCGGGGCCCGGCGTTGCTCGCTGA